One window from the genome of Thalassospira xiamenensis M-5 = DSM 17429 encodes:
- a CDS encoding CoA transferase — MTAMTNKPNPFITPITAALALPGATNALPDIKITGTDALPSFFAVTDLATASIGIASAMISRYRGLATGDQAGVTIDQRLASKWFDMTIRPMGWELPPVWDAIAGDYQTADGWIRLHTNAPHHRTAALSVLGDYPDRQALAPIVANWKSDDLETAIIAAGGCAATMRSLDDWQSHPQGAAIAAEPLIGWQDHGTFTKSRHVIRPDRPLAGMRVLDLTRVLAGPVAGRFLAAYGADVLRIDPPHWDEGAVIPEITLGKRCAGLDLKRAEDRQTFESLLAGADILLHGYRPDALPGLGYGADELRRINPGLIDVTLCAYGWTGPWAKRRGFDSLVQMSCGIADFGMKQADAPKPTPLPVQALDHATGYLMAASTIQALLLRSQTGQITTARHSLARTAHLLCQTAQPTRTQTIAPETENDIAPHLETTSWGKARRVRFPATIDGVAHGWDHPAGRLLSSAAAW, encoded by the coding sequence ATGACCGCCATGACCAACAAGCCCAACCCGTTCATCACCCCGATCACCGCTGCCCTTGCTCTTCCGGGCGCAACAAACGCCCTGCCCGATATCAAAATCACCGGCACGGACGCCCTGCCATCCTTCTTTGCCGTGACCGATCTTGCGACCGCGTCCATCGGTATCGCATCCGCCATGATTTCCCGCTATCGCGGTTTGGCCACCGGTGATCAGGCTGGCGTCACCATTGATCAACGGCTGGCATCAAAATGGTTTGATATGACGATCCGTCCGATGGGCTGGGAATTGCCGCCGGTCTGGGACGCGATTGCAGGTGACTATCAAACCGCCGATGGCTGGATACGGCTTCACACCAACGCCCCGCATCACCGCACCGCCGCCCTGTCGGTTCTGGGCGATTATCCGGATCGCCAGGCCCTCGCCCCCATTGTCGCAAACTGGAAATCCGATGACCTCGAAACCGCAATCATTGCGGCGGGCGGCTGTGCCGCCACCATGCGCAGCCTCGATGACTGGCAATCCCACCCGCAGGGGGCGGCAATTGCAGCCGAACCGCTGATCGGCTGGCAGGATCACGGCACATTCACCAAATCGCGCCACGTTATCCGACCCGACCGCCCCTTGGCCGGAATGCGCGTGCTTGACCTGACCCGCGTTCTGGCTGGTCCGGTCGCCGGGCGGTTTCTGGCGGCCTATGGTGCCGATGTCCTGCGCATCGACCCGCCCCACTGGGACGAGGGCGCGGTAATCCCCGAAATCACCCTTGGAAAACGCTGTGCCGGGCTTGACCTCAAACGTGCCGAAGATCGCCAAACATTTGAAAGCCTTCTGGCGGGTGCCGATATCCTGCTGCATGGCTATCGCCCCGATGCCCTGCCCGGTCTTGGCTATGGCGCGGATGAACTTCGCCGCATCAATCCCGGTCTGATCGATGTGACACTCTGCGCCTATGGCTGGACCGGCCCGTGGGCCAAGCGGCGCGGCTTTGACAGCTTGGTCCAAATGAGCTGCGGCATCGCCGATTTCGGCATGAAACAGGCCGATGCGCCAAAACCAACGCCCCTTCCCGTTCAGGCCCTTGACCACGCCACCGGCTATCTGATGGCGGCAAGCACGATCCAAGCCCTGTTGCTCCGCAGCCAGACCGGCCAGATCACCACCGCCCGCCATTCGCTCGCCCGCACCGCCCATCTGCTTTGCCAGACCGCACAACCGACCCGAACCCAAACCATCGCCCCCGAAACCGAAAACGACATCGCCCCACATCTCGAAACCACAAGCTGGGGCAAGGCCCGGCGCGTTCGTTTCCCGGCCACCATTGATGGCGTCGCACATGGTTGGGATCACCCGGCAGGACGGCTTTTATCCAGCGCGGCAGCGTGGTAA